GGCGACCGGCACCACCAGCGCGACCCGCACTCCCGTCCGGACCCAACGCCGGGTGGGGACGGGGAGGGTGAGCTCCCGCGCCGGATCGTCCAGGAGGAAGGTCAGGCCCAGGGCGAAGGCGAGCGCGGCCGCCCGGAGGAGGGCGAGACCGAGCCACGCGTCGAGCGTCCCGGACAGCACCCGCGGCAGACCTGCCACCAGCAGCCCCACGACCGCCCCGGCAGCGACCGCCCGCCACGGCACGGTCCGTGCCACGGCCACCACCAATGCCGAGCTCACACCTCGCGGGGTCTTTCTCCCCGGCCCGACACCTCCCTCACTCCTCCGCACAGTCCTTCGCCCCCTTCGGCACCTCGGCCCCCAGCACCCGCGCCACCTGGGCCGTCGAGACCCCGGACGCGGTCAGCTGGGTCCAGTGCTGCTTCACGGAAGCCGTCACCTCACCGCGCGGGCGTTCCAGCAACTCCCGCAGAACATCGGTCTGTCCGGCCGTCATGTACAGCCCGCTGGTCGGGGCCAGGACGTACGCCGACCCGGTGACACTGTCGTCGAGGCGGACGTTCGCGAGGTCGGTCATCGGGTGGGAGGCTCCGCCCAGGGCCAGCCACATCGTCGTGACCACCCGCCCGTCACACAGCTCGCCACCCTTCGACTCGTCACCGGCGACCAGCACGGACGCGACGCCGACCGCGAACTCGGGGACCCGGTTGCCGCCCCAGCGCGTGCCGACGGTCACCTGGCCCGGCGCGGTGAGCGGATCGATCGCCCCGTCGCCGCTCAGTCCGTAACGGGCCTCGACCCGCTGCCGTACGAGAAGGGGCTGCCGGGCGGCCGTACCCCCGGCCAGCGGCTGGACGCGGTCCACGACCTCCGCCCAGGTGCCCGCGCGGCCGGTCCACTCGGGGAAGGCGCAGTACGTCGAGTCTCCGCGCTGCACACAGGTCTGGTCCCGCTGCGGGGAGACCGAGGCCTGCTCGCGGGCGGCGGCCAACTGCGCCGACACGCCCCCGGACTGGCCCACCGCGCCGGCCAGCGTCAGCGCGAGCGCGCCCGCCGCGCCGGCCTTCAGATACAGCGTGCGCCCGCCGCTCGCCAGGACCGCGCCGAGGGCCAGGAGCAGGACCAGCCCGGTCAGATACAGGGCGTGCCAGGCGGCGGGACGGCCGACGAGGTCCGACGGCAGGACCGTGTTGCCGCTGTTCTCGCCCACGATCGGGGACAGCCATCGCGACCACTCCGCGCCGCCGGTGCCCGCGGAGATGAACACGCTGAAGACGAAGAGTCCGACCACGCCGACCGGCGCCGCGAACGTGGAGGGGACCAGCCGGGCGAGCAGCACTCCGAACGCACCGCACAGCAGCACGTACAGGGGGCCGACGGCCATTTCGGCGAGTGAGCCGTGGCCCACCGCGCCCGGCCGCAGAGCCTGGCGGGTGAACTCGCCGAGCACGACCAGCGCGGTGACGGCGGCGAAGGGCACCACCGACAGCACATGCGCGACCGTCCGCCGCCACGGTTCCATGACGAGCACGTCGAACTGCCGGTCGGTACCGCGCCTGCGGGAGCGCAGCGTGCACCGGTTGACGCACACGAACAGGGCGATCCCGAGCAGCAGGGGCCCGGTCTGGGTGGCGCGGTCGGCGTCCTGGAGGGCCGGGAAGGCGTCCATCCCCTCCTTCTCGTGGAACAGCGTCCATGCGGTGTAGCCGACGTACAGCATGAGCGTCACCAGTACCGGGATGTACCGCAGCAGGTCGCGTGTCTCGAA
This portion of the Streptomyces canus genome encodes:
- a CDS encoding ABC transporter permease, producing the protein MSLATRTAAESTAVPQDDPRRSWAAVFALARFETRDLLRYIPVLVTLMLYVGYTAWTLFHEKEGMDAFPALQDADRATQTGPLLLGIALFVCVNRCTLRSRRRGTDRQFDVLVMEPWRRTVAHVLSVVPFAAVTALVVLGEFTRQALRPGAVGHGSLAEMAVGPLYVLLCGAFGVLLARLVPSTFAAPVGVVGLFVFSVFISAGTGGAEWSRWLSPIVGENSGNTVLPSDLVGRPAAWHALYLTGLVLLLALGAVLASGGRTLYLKAGAAGALALTLAGAVGQSGGVSAQLAAAREQASVSPQRDQTCVQRGDSTYCAFPEWTGRAGTWAEVVDRVQPLAGGTAARQPLLVRQRVEARYGLSGDGAIDPLTAPGQVTVGTRWGGNRVPEFAVGVASVLVAGDESKGGELCDGRVVTTMWLALGGASHPMTDLANVRLDDSVTGSAYVLAPTSGLYMTAGQTDVLRELLERPRGEVTASVKQHWTQLTASGVSTAQVARVLGAEVPKGAKDCAEE